In Alteromonas mediterranea DE, a single genomic region encodes these proteins:
- a CDS encoding TonB-dependent receptor, which translates to MKMRSLLSLSIAGLLSAPVYATTVTGKVTDTAGQPVAGAEVKIEGSRRVAYTDENGVYRFDDVKQPHIHLHVYSSNFIHGDNDLGDVDTDQNVDFVLKPASVENIVVTANALQSSVLESVTPVTVIGAEKLRKIEAPTLGETLKNAPGVHSTYFGPVSSSPVIRGNDGPRVKIVQNGLDVSDVSRVGPDHNVATSLASATQVEVLRGPATLQYGSGAIGGVVNVVDKRIPQYQLDGVEGEAETSYSTVNNGSYTRADVTGGSDNIVWHVDGFYRDTDNADIPGFASIDPDEDEPNGELESSAMETRNVVAGLSYVAEEGYFGFAVEQLDNEYGVPGHSHGHEDEHDEHDEERDELDGNHEDEDHEGEEGVLLDVDMTRYQAAGEWHSPIQGLTNLKFAAAYTDYQHAEIEDGEPGTVFTNESSDIRLSAYHEEVNGWHGVLGVQFNHSDYNAVGEEAFTPGNSTSSYALYVIEQKNVGDVTFELGGRLERTTLDAEASEIELEVLHEAHEGEEHDEDHEGEEHEEHAVAFTFPDYDFTSVSLSAGANWEYQEGHSIAVTLSRSERAPSQQELFSAGQHLATQSYEVGLVFDMDDEGHIEETLKGVKEEVSTNLDLTFRKFTGDWGYSVSFFYNQADDYIYQTSKGLIALTEHEEHDEDEAVEEEHDEHGNEEGLPVYYFQQADADIWGFEAETYVDLSDSLRLTVFGDYIRAEVEDDNLPRTPPMRFGSELSYVNDGLSADVGFTWYDEQNNVASFETTTDGYTLVNASVQYEFATQNIDWVVFARGDNLTDEEARVHTSFLKDQAPLPGRNFTMGVRALF; encoded by the coding sequence TGAAAATGGTGTTTATCGCTTCGACGATGTGAAGCAGCCTCATATTCATTTACACGTCTATTCTTCTAACTTCATACACGGTGATAACGACTTAGGTGATGTAGACACCGATCAAAACGTCGACTTCGTATTAAAGCCAGCATCGGTCGAAAACATTGTTGTAACCGCTAATGCATTACAGTCTTCAGTGCTTGAATCAGTGACCCCTGTTACCGTCATTGGCGCTGAAAAGCTACGCAAAATAGAAGCGCCTACCCTTGGTGAAACTCTAAAAAATGCGCCGGGTGTTCACAGTACCTATTTTGGCCCGGTTTCGAGTAGCCCGGTGATCCGCGGTAACGATGGCCCGCGCGTCAAGATTGTTCAAAACGGACTCGATGTGTCTGACGTATCCCGCGTCGGCCCCGATCACAACGTAGCGACATCTCTTGCCAGTGCTACGCAAGTAGAGGTGCTTCGTGGGCCGGCTACGTTACAGTACGGAAGCGGCGCCATTGGGGGCGTGGTAAACGTAGTCGACAAGCGCATTCCTCAGTATCAATTAGACGGTGTTGAAGGGGAAGCTGAAACCAGCTACAGCACGGTCAATAACGGTTCGTACACCCGTGCTGACGTGACGGGGGGCAGCGACAACATTGTATGGCATGTTGATGGTTTTTATCGCGATACAGATAATGCCGATATTCCAGGCTTTGCCTCTATCGACCCAGACGAAGATGAACCAAACGGTGAACTTGAAAGCAGTGCCATGGAAACCCGCAATGTTGTTGCCGGTTTATCTTACGTGGCTGAAGAAGGTTACTTTGGCTTTGCCGTAGAACAGCTTGATAATGAGTACGGCGTGCCTGGTCATAGTCATGGGCATGAAGACGAACATGACGAACACGATGAAGAGCGTGACGAGCTTGATGGCAATCATGAAGATGAAGATCATGAAGGCGAAGAGGGCGTGCTACTTGATGTAGACATGACCCGTTATCAAGCTGCAGGTGAATGGCATTCACCTATACAAGGTTTGACTAACCTTAAATTTGCCGCTGCCTACACAGATTACCAGCATGCTGAAATAGAAGACGGTGAGCCAGGTACTGTATTTACAAATGAGTCGAGTGATATTCGCTTGTCTGCTTATCACGAAGAAGTTAACGGCTGGCACGGCGTACTTGGTGTGCAGTTTAACCACAGTGATTATAACGCTGTAGGCGAAGAAGCGTTTACGCCGGGTAATTCAACATCAAGTTATGCACTTTATGTGATTGAGCAGAAAAATGTGGGTGATGTAACTTTCGAGCTAGGCGGCCGTTTAGAGCGCACAACGCTAGACGCTGAAGCCAGTGAAATTGAGTTGGAAGTACTTCACGAAGCGCATGAAGGGGAAGAGCACGACGAAGATCACGAGGGCGAAGAACATGAGGAGCATGCTGTAGCCTTTACCTTCCCAGATTACGACTTTACCAGCGTGTCGCTTTCCGCAGGGGCCAACTGGGAATATCAAGAAGGTCACTCAATTGCAGTTACGCTTTCACGCAGCGAACGCGCCCCAAGTCAGCAAGAGCTTTTCTCTGCTGGTCAGCATTTGGCTACCCAAAGCTATGAAGTGGGTTTAGTCTTCGATATGGACGATGAAGGGCATATTGAAGAAACCCTCAAAGGCGTAAAGGAAGAAGTGAGTACGAATCTAGATCTAACCTTCCGCAAGTTTACGGGCGATTGGGGTTACAGCGTGTCGTTCTTCTACAATCAAGCAGACGACTACATTTATCAAACCAGTAAAGGGCTAATCGCGCTAACCGAGCATGAAGAGCACGACGAAGATGAAGCTGTAGAAGAAGAGCATGATGAGCACGGCAATGAAGAAGGTTTGCCGGTATATTACTTCCAACAGGCTGATGCTGATATCTGGGGTTTTGAAGCAGAAACCTATGTAGATTTAAGCGATTCGTTGCGCCTTACCGTGTTCGGTGACTACATTCGCGCAGAAGTGGAAGACGATAACCTTCCGCGTACACCACCTATGCGTTTTGGTAGTGAATTAAGCTACGTAAACGACGGGTTAAGCGCCGATGTAGGTTTCACATGGTATGACGAGCAAAATAACGTTGCGTCGTTTGAAACGACCACCGACGGCTACACCTTAGTAAACGCTAGCGTGCAATACGAATTTGCTACACAAAACATAGACTGGGTAGTATTCGCCCGTGGTGATAACCTAACCGATGAGGAAGCGCGAGTGCATACGTCTTTCTTAAAAGACCAGGCACCGCTTCCGGGTAGAAACTTTACTATGGGTGTGAGAGCGTTGTTTTAA